A region of the Apium graveolens cultivar Ventura chromosome 6, ASM990537v1, whole genome shotgun sequence genome:
GATACATTGTCCCCTTTCAGGCATAGTATAGACATGAACGGGTAGTACAAAAAGCACACACACCTTAGCTAGCAATTCTACTTCTAAGTTAGCAATCCGATATTAGAGAGCCAATACAAGACTTTGCATGTAAGATGGACAAAAAAAGTAGCCGATACAATTATACAAAGTCCATTTTATGATTAGCCACTCTTGTAGTCCTGTTAAGATTTAAAATGCTGATCAAGCGGTACTAAAAAAAATTTTAGTCTTCATTTACTTGTATCAATTAGCATCATATATTGGTAACTTACTGTTCAAGTTGAGTAAGTCACGGAGACTGACTGTCCGATAAATTTACGGAATGCTTTCTATGTGAAAAAGAATAAAGTTGTTAGCTAAATCACATAATGAGTGCCAACATCATAATCAGTTTAGAAAGACCAAAATATTACCAGATACTAAACTATAATTCAACTTCTACAATTGAATATACTACTACATAAAATCTCTGAGTTACAACTGTATGATATAGATCAAACAAAGGTCAAAGATATACACTTTTTCAGTTTACACTACTTTAGTATACATAAATTTGAAGTGAAGTCCATGCTACATATTGTTTGTACCGATTTATGCACAAGTCAATATCATTTCAATTAATTTACAAAATATgatattttattattatcagaaatCATGTCCTGtgcttttctaaaaaccgggGGAAATATTAGCTTTATTCTTttaaatagtgttaaagcaaaAAAAAAATATCATATCCAAATGGCTGCCCTAaacataaaataattaaaaaaatcataaaCTTGGAAACTAATATGATGATACAGTGGAATCTATAGTAAGTGCAAGCTTGAATTAGCATGGTCAGCTATAAATTCTTCAACGATAAAATTAACATATGTTGCAAacaatttcaaaaaaaatcaacTGATATAGATGTTCATAATAACTCTCGGCAATTACTATCTTAATGACTAATACATTACTAGTAATACATAGATTACATTGGAATTCATAGTTGATAAGTTTTCCTCCTCAATAACAAACGCCGAGCATTGTGATAATGTTAGCAATGCAAAAAGGCAAGATACAGATAGGCTGAGAGATATCAAGTAGATGATCAATGGAAAATACCTGTAGTTTTACAAGGGCAGCTCGAAGTGGGGTGGAATACCCAAGACTCTTGGTAAAAGTATCCTCCTATAATTTACGATTTCAAGTTAGAATTTGGTAGCGTGATAATTTGGAAAGAAACATTAAGCATCAACTGTATTTACAAGATTATAACATTACCTGCAACTCAAAAGCTCGGCTTACAAGATTAAGAGCAAAGTTTACTACATGCTGGAGAGGCAATATTGTGTGTTGTCAAAAACAATACATgtaagctttaaaatattatatggAGGGGCACCTATTTCATGACATAAAATGGTCAATTATTATATATCCGGAATATTTATCAAAGGGATTGCATATCTACGCTCAAGCTTGATTAATGCACTTTTCATATATCGAACAGTCATGAAGAAAAacaatattttaaaatgaatttgGAAGAAGGGCAGAGTAGAGGAAGGAACAAGCTGCAGACAAGACATTGAGTTACTAGTTGAGGTAAACTAAATAGTTTAACAAGCCAGCTTAATGCTTGAACTTTTCATGCCCTCATAATTACAGTCATTCAATTAAACTTTACCTGAAAAAGGATGGTCCCAATGAGCACTGGTCGTGTATCAAAACCAAAGCTCTGAAATAGATCTTTAGAATTTATAACAAGAGTATACCCTCCAAACTGTGAGAATGAGAGAATGTGCAATGGCATGTATATGGTGAGAAGATCAGTCATAGAATGCCTCCAAAATTGATACTACAAGCATAATCATTCATTTAAGAATTAACTCTACTGAAACAGAAAACCAAACATAAAAGATATATGCAAACAACAAATCATAACCCTTAGATTGCTAACAGTGTACATTTAATGCAGCAAAAATGTTACTCCAATTTTaagatatggaaatatcaatttAATTACACTGGAGGGAAATGGGAAAACATCTAAACGATGAGAGTAAATATATTATGTAATCCAAAAATTGTTGTTGGTCTTTTAACTGAACAAATGACACCTTCTTGCATTGGGATAACACAACTAAGAATAGTACAAGATATTTTGGATGTGTTTACAAAGGCACAAAAAATATAAATCAATGGCAAAGCACAATAGATTTAATAAATAGTATTTTTACCATACTTGAACAGCAACAAATGTAAACATAGTGTGATTGAGCTTCCAATGACCCAATTCATGGGCAATAACAGCAACAATTACCTCCTCGTCTTTGCACTGCATAGCATCAAGTGTCAAAGAATATTTTGACATTTTTTGACAAACATATTTCTAGAAAAAATTATAATTCCAATGACCCAACTTCAAGATTAACAAATCTCAAGAAACCGGCCTATAAATAAACTCGattaaaatcaaaatttaaaatttaaaaataaactcGAAAGAAACATACTTTTCGCACAATAATTAAGTAGTCCAGACTTCTTTCAAGACTCTTCAGCACCAATCGAGCTCGATTTATGAATTAATCGAGTTTAATTTATATAAATAGTTTTGTACAAATAGTGGTTTTCGGTTCGAGAGAGTGGGTGAGAAGAGAGACaatgagagatgagagagaagggagaagagagaagagagacgagacattgagagagaagagagaaaagagaatGAGAGAGAGGAGGGAATAGTTTTGGTTACGAAAAACtgagaataaaataaaattttggttaaGTGGGGGAATTTTTTGGTGTATTAACGGGAAAGAAAGAAGCCGacctttttattttttttaaaaacaattatagacatcggttggttAACCTTTAACATTAGTTTTGAAGCCACCGATAAAAAACgattatagacatcggttggttAACCATGTTAACATTGGTTTTGAAGCCACCCATGTTAAAACTTTCTAACCCATGTTAAATGGGTGATGTCGCAGACAGTATTTGTAGTGATCATTGGTGTACATGTTTGTGCAATAAGGTCATATAGAACCATAAATAGATTTCATaatataattcaacaaatatgaaaataaaacataaataatatgtgggcttcCTATACATAAATTGCCCTTCTTTAAATATATCTTTTATCTTATCATTTATTTGATAATTTATGAGGATAAAAAAGTTAGTATAAATATAATTGAAAATATTTTTTACCTTAAAATATAATCTCTTTTTTTCGGTTGATGCTTCTTGGCTTAGAGTTcatgtaaaaataaataaaagCCACCTTAACATTTCATGTCAacctacatacatatatacaagaaaaatgaCAAACTTGTTGTggtgttttaatttttaaatatattatgCTAGAAACACATAAGATaaagaagaaagaaaaaaaaaagaaacaagaaaatgtaaattattaccttaactttgtCAAACAACCTCTTTATGGGAACCTCCAAATCTTGGGCTCTTAGTTCTCCATCAATTCATTTCAAAATATGTTTAACCTTACAACATCAAAACACCATTTCATTAAAAATACAAATAAAACACCATTTCATTAAAAACACAAATAATCCAGTACAAGTCATCTTATTTATAAGGTTTTGGCTTATATTACGGGTTTTCctataatttatataaaatatcaAATACACCCCTATTTTGCATAGCCCAATTATGTATCATGGGTTTCAATGAGTAGTTTAACTATTTTTTGATATTAGTATGTATTTATTGTTA
Encoded here:
- the LOC141664019 gene encoding CAAX prenyl protease 1 homolog isoform X1, whose product is MFTFVAVQYQFWRHSMTDLLTIYMPLHILSFSQFGGYTLVINSKDLFQSFGFDTRPVLIGTILFQHVVNFALNLVSRAFELQEDTFTKSLGYSTPLRAALVKLQVFSIDHLLDISQPICILPFCIANIITMLGVCY
- the LOC141664019 gene encoding CAAX prenyl protease 1 homolog isoform X3, which gives rise to MFTFVAVQYQFWRHSMTDLLTIYMPLHILSFSQFGGYTLVINSKDLFQSFGFDTRPVLIGTILFQHVVNFALNLVSRAFELQEDTFTKSLGYSTPLRAALVKLQMWSE
- the LOC141664019 gene encoding CAAX prenyl protease 1 homolog isoform X2, which gives rise to MFTFVAVQFGGYTLVINSKDLFQSFGFDTRPVLIGTILFQHVVNFALNLVSRAFELQEDTFTKSLGYSTPLRAALVKLQVFSIDHLLDISQPICILPFCIANIITMLGVCY